The genomic region AACATCCGCTTTTTGCTGCGCACCAGCTCCTGGCATAGCAGAGAGTCGCGCCATGAACACTCATGGCATAGCCGTGCGCCAGCAGGCGCTCGGGCTCCTCCAGGCCGGTTCCACCAACGCGGCCGTCGCTCGACGGCTCAAGGTGCCCCCCGGCACCGTCTCCTACTGGCGGCACATGGAGCGGGTCAAGAGGGGCGAGACGACACGCGCACAGTCGTCAGCGCTGTGCCCACGCTGCGACGGCCGCCACCTGGACCGATCCGCTTACGCCTACTTGCTCGGCCTCTATCTCGGCGACGGCCACATCAACCACTACTCCAAGCACAATGTGCCGAGCCTCATGATCACGTGTGACGACGCCTGGCCGGGCTTGCAGGACGCCGCAGAGTCAGCTCTGAGAGCAGTTTTCCCGGACAACGCCACGTGCCGCGTGCGCAAGGAGGGCTGCCACAACATCAAGGTCTACTCCAAACACCTGCCCTGCCTCTTCCCCCAGCACGGCCCCGGCAAGAAGCACGACCGGGCCATCACCCTGGACCCCTGGCAGCAGAACATCGTGGACGAGCACCCCTGGCAGTTCGTCCGGGGTCTGGTCCATTCCGACGGGTGCCGGAACATGAACTGGACCACCCGCGTCGTGGGCGGCGAACGGAAGCGGTACGAGTATCCGCGCTACTGGTTCACCAACGTCTCGGACGACATCCGCACGCTCTACACCGACACACTCGACAGGCTCGGCGTCGAGTGGAAGCACTGCACCCGCCACGGCAGGCCTTACAACATCTCCGTCGCCAAGCGCGCGTCCGTCGCCCTCATGGACCGCCACGTGGGCCCGAAGTTCTGACCCCGGGCCGCAGCGCCGCTACTCCGGGGCGTCGTTCTCGCCGATGTGGTGGACGCGGACCAGGTTGGTGGAGCCCGCGATGCCGGGCGGGGAGCCCGCGGTGATGACCACCGTGTCGCCCCTCTGGCAGCGGCCGGTCCTCAGGAGCTGCTCGTCGACCTGCGCGACCATTTCGTCGGTGGAGTCGACGTGCGGGCCGAGGATCGCTTCGACGCCCCAGCTGAGGTTGAGCTGCGCGCGGGTGGCCGGGTCGGGGGTGAACGCCAGCAGCGGGATCGGGGAGCGGTAGCGGGAGAGGCGTCGGGCGGTGTCGCCGGACTGGGTGAAGGCGACGAGGAGTTCGGCGCCGAGGAAGTCGCCCATTTCGGCGGCTGCGCGGGCGACGGCGCCGCTCTGGGTGTGGGGTTTGTTGCGGTCGGTGAGGGGCGGCAGGCCCTTGGCGAGGAGGTCCTCCTCGGCTGCCTCGACGATGCGGCTCATGGTCTTGACGGTCTCGACGGGGTGCTTTCCGACGCTGGTCTCGCCGGAGAGCATGACGGCGTCGGTGCCGTCGATGATCGCGTTGGCGACGTCGGAGGCTTCGGCGCGGGTGGGGCGGGAGTTCTCGATCATCGAGTCGAGCATCTGGGTGGCGACGATGACGGGCTTCGCGTTGCGCCTGGCGAGTTTGACGGCGCGCTTCTGGACGATCGGGACCTGTTCCAGGGGCATTTCGACGCCGAGGTCGCCGCGGGCCACCATGATGCCGTCGAATGCGGCGACGATGTCGTCGATGTTGTCGACGGCCTGGGGCTTCTCGATTTTGGCGATGACGGGGAGGGTGCGGCCCTCTTCCTTCATGACGCGGTGGACTTCGTTGATGTCCTGTCCGGTGCGTACGAAGGAGAGGGCGATGATGTCGGCGCCGGTGCGGAGGGCCCAGCGGAGGTCTTCGGTGTCTTTTTCGGACATCGCGGGGACGGATACGGCGACGCCGGGGAGGTTGAGTCCCTTGTGGTCGGAGATCATTCCTCCTTCGATGACGATGGTGTGGACGCGGGGGCCTTCGACGGAGATGACTTCGAGGGTGACTTTTCCGTCGTCGACGAGGATGCGTTCGCCGGTGGTGACGTCGCGGGTGAGGCCGCTGTAGGTGGTGCCGCAGCTGTTGCGGTCGCCCTGGGCGTCGGGTTCGACGGTGAGGGTGAAGTCGTCGCCGCGTTCAAGGAGTACGGGGCCTTCGGTGAATCGGCCGAGGCGGATCTTCGGGCCTTGAAGGTCGGCGAGGATGCCGACGCTGCGGCCGGTTTCCTCTGATGCTTTGCGGACGTGGTGGTAGCGCTGTTCGTGCTCGGCGTAGCTGCCGTGGCTGAGGTTGAAGCGGGCGATGTCCATTCCGGCGTCGACGAGTGTCTTGATCTGCTCGTACGAGTCGGTTGCTGGGCCCAGGGTGCAGACGATCTTTGCTCGGCGCATGGTTCGAGCGTAGGGCTTACCGATGGGTAGGCAATTGGGTGGGGGTGACGGCTCAACCACCTTTGGATGAAGGCTAGTTGACAAGTGTTGAAGTGGGCGGAGTGGTGCTCTGATGAGCGGTTGGTTCAGAGCTGGGGTGGGGTCATGGTGAAGCGGGCGTTTACTTGTGCGTACACGGTCTGACGTTGGGGTTCGAGGTCGAGGGCGGTGGGGGTTTCGTCGGTGCCGCTGTAGGCGGATCGGGTCCGGAGGCCGCCGGGGACCGGGGGCATTGCGCCGAGGGTGGGGGTGTTCTCGGCGCCGAGGTCGGCGAGTTCGACGAGTGCGGTGAGCCGGGCGCCGAGGGCGTCGGCGTATTCGCGGGCTCGTTGGACGGCGTCCCGGACTGCTCGGCGGCGTGCTTCGCCGTGGGCGGGTGAGGCGGGGCGCAGGGACCACCAGGGTCCGGTGGTGCGGGTCATGTCGTGGTCGGCGGTGCGGGTGGTGAGTTCGCCGAGTGCGGTGAAGTCGTTGAGTTCGACGGTGATGTGGACGCGGCCGTGGTAGGCGCGGATGCGTTCGCCTCTGCTGTGCGGGGTGGTTTCGGGGGTGATGGAGAATGCCCCGTTTTCCACCTTTTCGATGGCTGGTCCGTAGGTTTTGACGAGGGTGAGGAGTTGGTTGTTGCGTCGGGTGAGGTCGTCGAGTGCGGCGCGGCGGTCTTTGCCGCGGGCGCTGACGGTGATGTCGATGCGGGCGATCTCGGGGTCGACTTCGAGGTGTGCTTCGCCGCGTACGGCGACGCGGGGGGTTTCGGGGGTGCCGTAGGGAGGTGCGGGGGCGGGGGTTTCGGAGGTCATGGGTTCCACTGTGGCAGCCCCGGCCGGACGGTGGTCGGTCATCAGATCGAAATGTGCGGGGGGTGTTGCGGGGTGCGGCTCCTGGGTCAGAATCTACGCGCGTTGTGCATCGTGCTGGACAGCATCTACGCGCGTTGTGTTGTGGACTAGGGAGATGAAATGCCGCTCAACCGTAGGACGTTTTTGGGTACTTCGGCAGCCGCCGGCGCCGGTGTGGCTGTGGCTGGGGGTACGGCTGTGCCTGCTGAGGCGCATGGGCGTGGGCCTGGTCAGGGTCATGGGCGTCCGCAGCAGCGGTACTCCTTCACCGTGATGGGGACGACCGATCTGCACGGTCATGTCTTCAACTGGGACTACTTCACGGACAAGGAGTTCGACGACGCGGACCACAACGATGTCGGTCTGGCGAAGATCTCTACGCTGGTGGAGCGGATCCGTAAGGAGAAGGGCCGCCACAACACCCTGATGATCGATGCGGGTGACACGATCCAGGGCACGCAGTTGTCGTACTACTACGCCAAGATCGACCCGATCACGGCGAAGCACGGTCCGGTGCATCCGATGGCGCAGGCGATGAACCTGATCGGTTACGACGCTGCGGCGCTCGGTAACCACGAGTTCAACTACGGTATTCCGGTGCTGCGGAAGTTCGAGGAGCAGTGTCGTTTTCCGCTGCTGGGTGCGAATGCGCTGGATGCGAAGACGTTGAAGCCGGCGTTCACTCCGTATGTCTTCAAGACGTTGCGTACGCCGCACGGTCGTGATGTGAAGGTGGCGATCCTGGGTCTGACGAATCCGGGTATTGCGATCTGGGACAAGGCGAACGTTCAGGGGAAGATGACGTTTCCGGGCCTTGAGGAGCAGGCGGCGAAGTTTGTTCCGCGGCTGCGGTCCATGGGTGCGGATGTGGTGATCGTGGCGGCGCATTCGGGTGCGAGTGGTACGTCGTCGTACGGGGATCAGATTCCGTATGTGGAGAATGCGGCGGGTCTGGTGGCGCAGCAGGTGCCGGGGATCGATGCGATTCTGGTGGGTCATGCGCATGTGGAGATCCCTGAGTCGTTCGTGGTGAACGAGGAGACGGGTAGGAAGGTTGTTCTGTCGGAGCCGTTGATGTGGGGTGAGCGGCTGACGGTCTTTGATTTCGATCTGGTGTGGGAGAAGGGGCGTTGGGCGGTCGAGAGGGCCGGTTCGAAGGTGTTGAACACGAATGCGGTGGCGGAGGATCCGAGGATCACGAAGTTGCTGAAGGATGAGCACAAGAAGGTGGTGGCGTATGTCAATGAGGTGATCGGGACGTCGTCGGTGGCGATGACGACGGCGGATGCGCCGTGGAAGGACGAGCCGATCATTGATTTGATCAATGTGGTGCAGGCGGACACGGTGAGGGCGGCGTTGGCGGGTGGCGCGTATGCGGCGTTGCCGGTGTTGTCGCAGGCGTCGTGTTTCTCGCGTACGGCGCAGATTCCTGCGGGGAGTGTGACGATCAAGGATGCGGCGGGGTTGTATCCGTTCGAGAACACGCTTGAGG from Streptomyces sp. NBC_01267 harbors:
- a CDS encoding helix-turn-helix domain-containing protein produces the protein MNTHGIAVRQQALGLLQAGSTNAAVARRLKVPPGTVSYWRHMERVKRGETTRAQSSALCPRCDGRHLDRSAYAYLLGLYLGDGHINHYSKHNVPSLMITCDDAWPGLQDAAESALRAVFPDNATCRVRKEGCHNIKVYSKHLPCLFPQHGPGKKHDRAITLDPWQQNIVDEHPWQFVRGLVHSDGCRNMNWTTRVVGGERKRYEYPRYWFTNVSDDIRTLYTDTLDRLGVEWKHCTRHGRPYNISVAKRASVALMDRHVGPKF
- the pyk gene encoding pyruvate kinase — translated: MRRAKIVCTLGPATDSYEQIKTLVDAGMDIARFNLSHGSYAEHEQRYHHVRKASEETGRSVGILADLQGPKIRLGRFTEGPVLLERGDDFTLTVEPDAQGDRNSCGTTYSGLTRDVTTGERILVDDGKVTLEVISVEGPRVHTIVIEGGMISDHKGLNLPGVAVSVPAMSEKDTEDLRWALRTGADIIALSFVRTGQDINEVHRVMKEEGRTLPVIAKIEKPQAVDNIDDIVAAFDGIMVARGDLGVEMPLEQVPIVQKRAVKLARRNAKPVIVATQMLDSMIENSRPTRAEASDVANAIIDGTDAVMLSGETSVGKHPVETVKTMSRIVEAAEEDLLAKGLPPLTDRNKPHTQSGAVARAAAEMGDFLGAELLVAFTQSGDTARRLSRYRSPIPLLAFTPDPATRAQLNLSWGVEAILGPHVDSTDEMVAQVDEQLLRTGRCQRGDTVVITAGSPPGIAGSTNLVRVHHIGENDAPE
- a CDS encoding SIMPL domain-containing protein; translated protein: MTSETPAPAPPYGTPETPRVAVRGEAHLEVDPEIARIDITVSARGKDRRAALDDLTRRNNQLLTLVKTYGPAIEKVENGAFSITPETTPHSRGERIRAYHGRVHITVELNDFTALGELTTRTADHDMTRTTGPWWSLRPASPAHGEARRRAVRDAVQRAREYADALGARLTALVELADLGAENTPTLGAMPPVPGGLRTRSAYSGTDETPTALDLEPQRQTVYAQVNARFTMTPPQL
- a CDS encoding bifunctional metallophosphatase/5'-nucleotidase; amino-acid sequence: MPLNRRTFLGTSAAAGAGVAVAGGTAVPAEAHGRGPGQGHGRPQQRYSFTVMGTTDLHGHVFNWDYFTDKEFDDADHNDVGLAKISTLVERIRKEKGRHNTLMIDAGDTIQGTQLSYYYAKIDPITAKHGPVHPMAQAMNLIGYDAAALGNHEFNYGIPVLRKFEEQCRFPLLGANALDAKTLKPAFTPYVFKTLRTPHGRDVKVAILGLTNPGIAIWDKANVQGKMTFPGLEEQAAKFVPRLRSMGADVVIVAAHSGASGTSSYGDQIPYVENAAGLVAQQVPGIDAILVGHAHVEIPESFVVNEETGRKVVLSEPLMWGERLTVFDFDLVWEKGRWAVERAGSKVLNTNAVAEDPRITKLLKDEHKKVVAYVNEVIGTSSVAMTTADAPWKDEPIIDLINVVQADTVRAALAGGAYAALPVLSQASCFSRTAQIPAGSVTIKDAAGLYPFENTLEARLVTGAQMKDYLEFSARYYVQTPAGGAVDTSKLTNAEGTPDYNYDAVSGLTYEIDIAKAVGSRIVNLSFGGKPIDPAAKFVLAVNNYRASGGGNFPHVPGAEQVWANSDEIRNTIIAWVQAKGTVDAAEFASVDWKLTRDGTPVF